The following proteins are encoded in a genomic region of Primulina huaijiensis isolate GDHJ02 chromosome 3, ASM1229523v2, whole genome shotgun sequence:
- the LOC140973815 gene encoding uncharacterized protein isoform X3 has translation MEEGKGLFMERRWKLEVGLFLYVAVLLVLIPLVSSLSNEGEALMSIKASFSNVVNVLLDWDYVQSEDFCSWRGVSCGNFSTSVVALNLSNLNLGGEVSPAIGELKSLQSLDLQGNKLTGQIPDEIGNCVSLILLDMSNNLLDGDVPFSISKLKQLEVLNLKNNKLTGPIPSTLTQIPNLKSLDLARNQLTGEIPRLIYWNEVLQYLGLRGNLLTGTLSPDMCQLTGLWYFDVRGNNLTGTIPDNIGNCTSFEILDISYNQITGEIPYNIGFLQVATLSLQWNMLTGRIPDVIGLMQALAVLDLSENELVGPIPAILGNLTYTGKLYLHGNKLTGPIPPELGNMTKLSYLQLNGNQLLGGIPAELGDLEQLFELNLANNNLEGPIPENLSSCTALNQLNVHGNRLNGSIPSGLKHLESLTYLNFSSNQFHGSIPVELGHIINLDTLDLSNNDFSGSLPASVGDLEHLLTLNLSHNHLDGSIPTEFGNLRSIQILDLSFNKLSNSIPEELGQLQNLAFLILNNNYLTGRIPDKLSNCLSLDRLNVSYNNFTGSVPLGRNFSRFPPDSFIGNPLLCGHWLGSICYPYPPKSKAMFSRTAVVCITLGFITMLSMIVVAVYKTNQPKPFTKGSNKSSSKLVVLHMDMAIHTYEDIMRLTENLSEKYIIGYGASSTVYKCELKNSRPTAIKRLYNQYPHNSREFETELETIGRIRHRNLVSLHGYSLSPQGDLLFYDYMENGSLWDLLHGASKKVKLDWETRLKVAIGAAQGLAYLHHDCNPRIIHRDVKSSNILLDENFEAHLSDFGIAKCLPTAKTHASTYVLGTIGYIDPEYARTSRLTEKSDVYSFGIVLLELLTGKKAVDNDSNLHHLVLSKADDNTIMETLDPEVSVTCMDLSHVRKTFQLALLCTKRHPSERPTMHEVSRVLSFLSPPPPSKPHWTLSTRVNYAQFVIGHGQPHLETPQQGEPENESSDSQWYARFGEVISKNSV, from the exons GCGAAGCATTGATGTCCATTAAAGCTTCTTTTAGTAATGTGGTTAATGTACTTTTGGATTGGGATTATGTTCAAAGTGAAGACTTCTGTTCATGGCGCGGCGTATCTTGTGGCAATTTCAGCACTTCTGTGGTAGCCTt AAATTTGTCTAATCTGAACTTGGGTGGAGAAGTTTCACCAGCTATTGGGGAACTGAAGAGTCTTCAATCCTT AGATCTTCAGGGGAATAAATTAACTGGTCAGATTCCAGACGAGATTGGCAACTGTGTTTCTTTGATTCTCCT AGATATGTCCAATAACTTGCTAGATGGAGATGTACCTTTTTCAATCTCTAAGCTTAAGCAGCTCGAAGTACT GAATCTAAAGAACAACAAGTTGACTGGTCCAATTCCTTCAACATTAACCCAAATTCCTAACTTAAAGTCACT AGACCTTGCTCGAAACCAGCTTACCGGCGAGATACCAAGATTAATCTACTGGAATGAAGTACTTCAATATCT TGGCTTGCGAGGAAATTTGCTTACCGGCACATTGTCCCCTGATATGTGTCAATTGACCGGCCTTTGGTATTT TGATGTAAGGGGCAATAACCTGACTGGAACTATACCAGATAATATTGGTAATTGCACAAGCTTCGAGATCCT AGATATCTCATATAATCAAATCACTGGAGAGATTCCATACAATATCGGGTTCTTGCAAGTAGCGACTCT GTCCTTACAATGGAATATGCTAACCGGAAGGATTCCTGATGTGATAGGTTTGATGCAAGCACTCGCAGTCTT GGATCTGAGTGAAAATGAATTAGTTGGACCCATTCCTGCAATTCTTGGAAATCTTACTTACACCGGGAAGCT GTATCTTCATGGTAACAAACTCACGGGGCCTATTCCACCTGAGCTGGGAAATATGACAAAGCTTAGCTATTT GCAATTAAATGGCAACCAACTTCTTGGAGGTATACCCGCTGAACTTGGGGATTTGGAACAACTCTTTGAATT AAATCTGGCTAATAACAATCTGGAAGGGCCCATTCCTGAAAATCTCAGTTCATGCACGGCATTGAATCAACT AAATGTGCATGGCAACCGTTTAAATGGATCCATTCCATCTGGGCTAAAACACCTAGAAAGCTTAACATATCT GAATTTTTCCTCCAACCAGTTTCATGGTTCTATACCTGTTGAGCTTGGGCACATTATCAATCTCGATACATT GGACCTGTCGAACAATGATTTCTCAGGATCTCTTCCTGCATCTGTTGGTGATTTGGAACACCTTCTTACTTT GAACTTAAGTCATAATCATCTTGATGGATCCATACCTACTGAATTTGGGAACTTAAGGAGCATTCAGATTCT GGATTTGTCGTTCAACAAGTTGTCAAACAGCATCCCTGAAGAGTTGGGGCAGCTGCAAAATCTTGCTTTTCT CATTCTAAATAACAATTATCTAACTGGAAGAATACCTGATAAACTTAGCAATTGCTTGAGTCTTGACAGACT GAATGTTTCTTATAACAACTTCACTGGTTCAGTTCCGCTTGGAAGAAACTTCTCTCGTTTTCCACCTGATAG CTTCATTGGGAACCCCTTACTGTGTGGTCACTGGTTGGGCTCAATATGCTATCCATACCCCCCAAAATCCAAAG CCATGTTTTCAAGAACAGCAGTTGTTTGCATCACACTGGGATTTATTACTATGTTATCAATGATCGTAGTTGCCGTATACAAGACCAACCAACCGAAGCCATTCACAAAGGGCTCTAATAAGA GTTCATCAAAACTGGTTGTTCTTCACATGGATATGGCTATTCATACATACGAAGATATAATGAGACTCACTGAGAATTTGAGCGAGAAATACATAATTGGATATGGAGCTTCAAGCACAGTATATAAATGTGAACTAAAAAATTCCAGGCCTACTGCTATTAAGCGACTCTATAATCAATATCCTCACAACTCACGTGAGTTTGAGACTGAGCTTGAGACTATTGGCCGCATAAGGCACAGAAACCTTGTCAGCTTGCACGGTTACTCCTTATCTCCCCAGGGAGATCTGCTCTTTTATGATTACATGGAAAATGGTTCTCTTTGGGATCTCCTTCATG GTGCATCGAAAAAGGTAAAACTTGACTGGGAAACTCGTCTAAAAGTTGCTATTGGTGCTGCACAAGGGCTAGCTTACCTCCACCATGATTGCAACCCCAGAATTATTCATAGGGATGTGAAATCATCAAATATCCTACTTGATGAAAATTTCGAGGCCCATCTATCTGATTTTGGAATCGCAAAATGTTTACCTACAGCAAAAACACATGCGTCTACATATGTTCTTGGAACAATAGGGTATATCGACCCAGAGTACGCCAGGACTTCCAGGCTAACTGAAAAATCGGATGTTTATAGCTTCGGCATTGTGCTTCTCGAGCTATTGACTGGCAAGAAGGCTGTTGACAATGACTCAAACTTGCATCATCTG GTGCTGTCTAAAGCAGACGACAACACGATAATGGAAACCCTCGACCCTGAAGTATCAGTGACTTGCATGGATTTATCTCATGTAAGAAAAACATTTCAGCTGGCGTTGCTTTGCACGAAACGCCACCCATCCGAAAGACCAACCATGCATGAGGTTTCAAGAGTTCTGTCATTCTTATCACCACCTCCGCCATCAAAACCTCACTGGACTCTTTCAACAAGAGTCAACTATGCACAGTTTGTGATCGGTCACGGACAACCCCATTTAGAAACGCCTCAGCAAGGCGAACCAGAGAACGAGTCATCAGATTCCCAATGGTACGCAAGATTTGGAGAGGTGATATCCAAGAACAGTGTTTAA
- the LOC140973815 gene encoding uncharacterized protein isoform X1: protein MEEGKGLFMERRWKLEVGLFLYVAVLLVLIPLVSSLSNEGEALMSIKASFSNVVNVLLDWDYVQSEDFCSWRGVSCGNFSTSVVALNLSNLNLGGEVSPAIGELKSLQSLDLQGNKLTGQIPDEIGNCVSLILLDMSNNLLDGDVPFSISKLKQLEVLNLKNNKLTGPIPSTLTQIPNLKSLDLARNQLTGEIPRLIYWNEVLQYLGLRGNLLTGTLSPDMCQLTGLWYFDVRGNNLTGTIPDNIGNCTSFEILDISYNQITGEIPYNIGFLQVATLSLQWNMLTGRIPDVIGLMQALAVLDLSENELVGPIPAILGNLTYTGKLYLHGNKLTGPIPPELGNMTKLSYLQLNGNQLLGGIPAELGDLEQLFELNLANNNLEGPIPENLSSCTALNQLNVHGNRLNGSIPSGLKHLESLTYLNFSSNQFHGSIPVELGHIINLDTLDLSNNDFSGSLPASVGDLEHLLTLNLSHNHLDGSIPTEFGNLRSIQILDLSFNKLSNSIPEELGQLQNLAFLILNNNYLTGRIPDKLSNCLSLDRLNVSYNNFTGSVPLGRNFSRFPPDSFIGNPLLCGHWLGSICYPYPPKSKAMFSRTAVVCITLGFITMLSMIVVAVYKTNQPKPFTKGSNKSMQGQEGTIFITSVFLSFFFLLFFTCVLSTGSSKLVVLHMDMAIHTYEDIMRLTENLSEKYIIGYGASSTVYKCELKNSRPTAIKRLYNQYPHNSREFETELETIGRIRHRNLVSLHGYSLSPQGDLLFYDYMENGSLWDLLHGASKKVKLDWETRLKVAIGAAQGLAYLHHDCNPRIIHRDVKSSNILLDENFEAHLSDFGIAKCLPTAKTHASTYVLGTIGYIDPEYARTSRLTEKSDVYSFGIVLLELLTGKKAVDNDSNLHHLVLSKADDNTIMETLDPEVSVTCMDLSHVRKTFQLALLCTKRHPSERPTMHEVSRVLSFLSPPPPSKPHWTLSTRVNYAQFVIGHGQPHLETPQQGEPENESSDSQWYARFGEVISKNSV, encoded by the exons GCGAAGCATTGATGTCCATTAAAGCTTCTTTTAGTAATGTGGTTAATGTACTTTTGGATTGGGATTATGTTCAAAGTGAAGACTTCTGTTCATGGCGCGGCGTATCTTGTGGCAATTTCAGCACTTCTGTGGTAGCCTt AAATTTGTCTAATCTGAACTTGGGTGGAGAAGTTTCACCAGCTATTGGGGAACTGAAGAGTCTTCAATCCTT AGATCTTCAGGGGAATAAATTAACTGGTCAGATTCCAGACGAGATTGGCAACTGTGTTTCTTTGATTCTCCT AGATATGTCCAATAACTTGCTAGATGGAGATGTACCTTTTTCAATCTCTAAGCTTAAGCAGCTCGAAGTACT GAATCTAAAGAACAACAAGTTGACTGGTCCAATTCCTTCAACATTAACCCAAATTCCTAACTTAAAGTCACT AGACCTTGCTCGAAACCAGCTTACCGGCGAGATACCAAGATTAATCTACTGGAATGAAGTACTTCAATATCT TGGCTTGCGAGGAAATTTGCTTACCGGCACATTGTCCCCTGATATGTGTCAATTGACCGGCCTTTGGTATTT TGATGTAAGGGGCAATAACCTGACTGGAACTATACCAGATAATATTGGTAATTGCACAAGCTTCGAGATCCT AGATATCTCATATAATCAAATCACTGGAGAGATTCCATACAATATCGGGTTCTTGCAAGTAGCGACTCT GTCCTTACAATGGAATATGCTAACCGGAAGGATTCCTGATGTGATAGGTTTGATGCAAGCACTCGCAGTCTT GGATCTGAGTGAAAATGAATTAGTTGGACCCATTCCTGCAATTCTTGGAAATCTTACTTACACCGGGAAGCT GTATCTTCATGGTAACAAACTCACGGGGCCTATTCCACCTGAGCTGGGAAATATGACAAAGCTTAGCTATTT GCAATTAAATGGCAACCAACTTCTTGGAGGTATACCCGCTGAACTTGGGGATTTGGAACAACTCTTTGAATT AAATCTGGCTAATAACAATCTGGAAGGGCCCATTCCTGAAAATCTCAGTTCATGCACGGCATTGAATCAACT AAATGTGCATGGCAACCGTTTAAATGGATCCATTCCATCTGGGCTAAAACACCTAGAAAGCTTAACATATCT GAATTTTTCCTCCAACCAGTTTCATGGTTCTATACCTGTTGAGCTTGGGCACATTATCAATCTCGATACATT GGACCTGTCGAACAATGATTTCTCAGGATCTCTTCCTGCATCTGTTGGTGATTTGGAACACCTTCTTACTTT GAACTTAAGTCATAATCATCTTGATGGATCCATACCTACTGAATTTGGGAACTTAAGGAGCATTCAGATTCT GGATTTGTCGTTCAACAAGTTGTCAAACAGCATCCCTGAAGAGTTGGGGCAGCTGCAAAATCTTGCTTTTCT CATTCTAAATAACAATTATCTAACTGGAAGAATACCTGATAAACTTAGCAATTGCTTGAGTCTTGACAGACT GAATGTTTCTTATAACAACTTCACTGGTTCAGTTCCGCTTGGAAGAAACTTCTCTCGTTTTCCACCTGATAG CTTCATTGGGAACCCCTTACTGTGTGGTCACTGGTTGGGCTCAATATGCTATCCATACCCCCCAAAATCCAAAG CCATGTTTTCAAGAACAGCAGTTGTTTGCATCACACTGGGATTTATTACTATGTTATCAATGATCGTAGTTGCCGTATACAAGACCAACCAACCGAAGCCATTCACAAAGGGCTCTAATAAGAGTATGCAAGGTCAAGAGGGGACTATTTTTATCACttctgtttttctttctttcttttttcttctgtttttcaCGTGTGTTTTATCAACAGGTTCATCAAAACTGGTTGTTCTTCACATGGATATGGCTATTCATACATACGAAGATATAATGAGACTCACTGAGAATTTGAGCGAGAAATACATAATTGGATATGGAGCTTCAAGCACAGTATATAAATGTGAACTAAAAAATTCCAGGCCTACTGCTATTAAGCGACTCTATAATCAATATCCTCACAACTCACGTGAGTTTGAGACTGAGCTTGAGACTATTGGCCGCATAAGGCACAGAAACCTTGTCAGCTTGCACGGTTACTCCTTATCTCCCCAGGGAGATCTGCTCTTTTATGATTACATGGAAAATGGTTCTCTTTGGGATCTCCTTCATG GTGCATCGAAAAAGGTAAAACTTGACTGGGAAACTCGTCTAAAAGTTGCTATTGGTGCTGCACAAGGGCTAGCTTACCTCCACCATGATTGCAACCCCAGAATTATTCATAGGGATGTGAAATCATCAAATATCCTACTTGATGAAAATTTCGAGGCCCATCTATCTGATTTTGGAATCGCAAAATGTTTACCTACAGCAAAAACACATGCGTCTACATATGTTCTTGGAACAATAGGGTATATCGACCCAGAGTACGCCAGGACTTCCAGGCTAACTGAAAAATCGGATGTTTATAGCTTCGGCATTGTGCTTCTCGAGCTATTGACTGGCAAGAAGGCTGTTGACAATGACTCAAACTTGCATCATCTG GTGCTGTCTAAAGCAGACGACAACACGATAATGGAAACCCTCGACCCTGAAGTATCAGTGACTTGCATGGATTTATCTCATGTAAGAAAAACATTTCAGCTGGCGTTGCTTTGCACGAAACGCCACCCATCCGAAAGACCAACCATGCATGAGGTTTCAAGAGTTCTGTCATTCTTATCACCACCTCCGCCATCAAAACCTCACTGGACTCTTTCAACAAGAGTCAACTATGCACAGTTTGTGATCGGTCACGGACAACCCCATTTAGAAACGCCTCAGCAAGGCGAACCAGAGAACGAGTCATCAGATTCCCAATGGTACGCAAGATTTGGAGAGGTGATATCCAAGAACAGTGTTTAA
- the LOC140973815 gene encoding uncharacterized protein isoform X2, with protein sequence MEEGKGLFMERRWKLEVGLFLYVAVLLVLIPLVSSLSNEGEALMSIKASFSNVVNVLLDWDYVQSEDFCSWRGVSCGNFSTSVVALNLSNLNLGGEVSPAIGELKSLQSLDLQGNKLTGQIPDEIGNCVSLILLDMSNNLLDGDVPFSISKLKQLEVLNLKNNKLTGPIPSTLTQIPNLKSLDLARNQLTGEIPRLIYWNEVLQYLGLRGNLLTGTLSPDMCQLTGLWYFDVRGNNLTGTIPDNIGNCTSFEILDISYNQITGEIPYNIGFLQVATLSLQWNMLTGRIPDVIGLMQALAVLDLSENELVGPIPAILGNLTYTGKLYLHGNKLTGPIPPELGNMTKLSYLQLNGNQLLGGIPAELGDLEQLFELNLANNNLEGPIPENLSSCTALNQLNVHGNRLNGSIPSGLKHLESLTYLNFSSNQFHGSIPVELGHIINLDTLDLSNNDFSGSLPASVGDLEHLLTLNLSHNHLDGSIPTEFGNLRSIQILDLSFNKLSNSIPEELGQLQNLAFLILNNNYLTGRIPDKLSNCLSLDRLNVSYNNFTGSVPLGRNFSRFPPDSFIGNPLLCGHWLGSICYPYPPKSKAMFSRTAVVCITLGFITMLSMIVVAVYKTNQPKPFTKGSNKSMQGSSKLVVLHMDMAIHTYEDIMRLTENLSEKYIIGYGASSTVYKCELKNSRPTAIKRLYNQYPHNSREFETELETIGRIRHRNLVSLHGYSLSPQGDLLFYDYMENGSLWDLLHGASKKVKLDWETRLKVAIGAAQGLAYLHHDCNPRIIHRDVKSSNILLDENFEAHLSDFGIAKCLPTAKTHASTYVLGTIGYIDPEYARTSRLTEKSDVYSFGIVLLELLTGKKAVDNDSNLHHLVLSKADDNTIMETLDPEVSVTCMDLSHVRKTFQLALLCTKRHPSERPTMHEVSRVLSFLSPPPPSKPHWTLSTRVNYAQFVIGHGQPHLETPQQGEPENESSDSQWYARFGEVISKNSV encoded by the exons GCGAAGCATTGATGTCCATTAAAGCTTCTTTTAGTAATGTGGTTAATGTACTTTTGGATTGGGATTATGTTCAAAGTGAAGACTTCTGTTCATGGCGCGGCGTATCTTGTGGCAATTTCAGCACTTCTGTGGTAGCCTt AAATTTGTCTAATCTGAACTTGGGTGGAGAAGTTTCACCAGCTATTGGGGAACTGAAGAGTCTTCAATCCTT AGATCTTCAGGGGAATAAATTAACTGGTCAGATTCCAGACGAGATTGGCAACTGTGTTTCTTTGATTCTCCT AGATATGTCCAATAACTTGCTAGATGGAGATGTACCTTTTTCAATCTCTAAGCTTAAGCAGCTCGAAGTACT GAATCTAAAGAACAACAAGTTGACTGGTCCAATTCCTTCAACATTAACCCAAATTCCTAACTTAAAGTCACT AGACCTTGCTCGAAACCAGCTTACCGGCGAGATACCAAGATTAATCTACTGGAATGAAGTACTTCAATATCT TGGCTTGCGAGGAAATTTGCTTACCGGCACATTGTCCCCTGATATGTGTCAATTGACCGGCCTTTGGTATTT TGATGTAAGGGGCAATAACCTGACTGGAACTATACCAGATAATATTGGTAATTGCACAAGCTTCGAGATCCT AGATATCTCATATAATCAAATCACTGGAGAGATTCCATACAATATCGGGTTCTTGCAAGTAGCGACTCT GTCCTTACAATGGAATATGCTAACCGGAAGGATTCCTGATGTGATAGGTTTGATGCAAGCACTCGCAGTCTT GGATCTGAGTGAAAATGAATTAGTTGGACCCATTCCTGCAATTCTTGGAAATCTTACTTACACCGGGAAGCT GTATCTTCATGGTAACAAACTCACGGGGCCTATTCCACCTGAGCTGGGAAATATGACAAAGCTTAGCTATTT GCAATTAAATGGCAACCAACTTCTTGGAGGTATACCCGCTGAACTTGGGGATTTGGAACAACTCTTTGAATT AAATCTGGCTAATAACAATCTGGAAGGGCCCATTCCTGAAAATCTCAGTTCATGCACGGCATTGAATCAACT AAATGTGCATGGCAACCGTTTAAATGGATCCATTCCATCTGGGCTAAAACACCTAGAAAGCTTAACATATCT GAATTTTTCCTCCAACCAGTTTCATGGTTCTATACCTGTTGAGCTTGGGCACATTATCAATCTCGATACATT GGACCTGTCGAACAATGATTTCTCAGGATCTCTTCCTGCATCTGTTGGTGATTTGGAACACCTTCTTACTTT GAACTTAAGTCATAATCATCTTGATGGATCCATACCTACTGAATTTGGGAACTTAAGGAGCATTCAGATTCT GGATTTGTCGTTCAACAAGTTGTCAAACAGCATCCCTGAAGAGTTGGGGCAGCTGCAAAATCTTGCTTTTCT CATTCTAAATAACAATTATCTAACTGGAAGAATACCTGATAAACTTAGCAATTGCTTGAGTCTTGACAGACT GAATGTTTCTTATAACAACTTCACTGGTTCAGTTCCGCTTGGAAGAAACTTCTCTCGTTTTCCACCTGATAG CTTCATTGGGAACCCCTTACTGTGTGGTCACTGGTTGGGCTCAATATGCTATCCATACCCCCCAAAATCCAAAG CCATGTTTTCAAGAACAGCAGTTGTTTGCATCACACTGGGATTTATTACTATGTTATCAATGATCGTAGTTGCCGTATACAAGACCAACCAACCGAAGCCATTCACAAAGGGCTCTAATAAGAGTATGCAAG GTTCATCAAAACTGGTTGTTCTTCACATGGATATGGCTATTCATACATACGAAGATATAATGAGACTCACTGAGAATTTGAGCGAGAAATACATAATTGGATATGGAGCTTCAAGCACAGTATATAAATGTGAACTAAAAAATTCCAGGCCTACTGCTATTAAGCGACTCTATAATCAATATCCTCACAACTCACGTGAGTTTGAGACTGAGCTTGAGACTATTGGCCGCATAAGGCACAGAAACCTTGTCAGCTTGCACGGTTACTCCTTATCTCCCCAGGGAGATCTGCTCTTTTATGATTACATGGAAAATGGTTCTCTTTGGGATCTCCTTCATG GTGCATCGAAAAAGGTAAAACTTGACTGGGAAACTCGTCTAAAAGTTGCTATTGGTGCTGCACAAGGGCTAGCTTACCTCCACCATGATTGCAACCCCAGAATTATTCATAGGGATGTGAAATCATCAAATATCCTACTTGATGAAAATTTCGAGGCCCATCTATCTGATTTTGGAATCGCAAAATGTTTACCTACAGCAAAAACACATGCGTCTACATATGTTCTTGGAACAATAGGGTATATCGACCCAGAGTACGCCAGGACTTCCAGGCTAACTGAAAAATCGGATGTTTATAGCTTCGGCATTGTGCTTCTCGAGCTATTGACTGGCAAGAAGGCTGTTGACAATGACTCAAACTTGCATCATCTG GTGCTGTCTAAAGCAGACGACAACACGATAATGGAAACCCTCGACCCTGAAGTATCAGTGACTTGCATGGATTTATCTCATGTAAGAAAAACATTTCAGCTGGCGTTGCTTTGCACGAAACGCCACCCATCCGAAAGACCAACCATGCATGAGGTTTCAAGAGTTCTGTCATTCTTATCACCACCTCCGCCATCAAAACCTCACTGGACTCTTTCAACAAGAGTCAACTATGCACAGTTTGTGATCGGTCACGGACAACCCCATTTAGAAACGCCTCAGCAAGGCGAACCAGAGAACGAGTCATCAGATTCCCAATGGTACGCAAGATTTGGAGAGGTGATATCCAAGAACAGTGTTTAA